In Lytechinus pictus isolate F3 Inbred chromosome 17, Lp3.0, whole genome shotgun sequence, the genomic window CTTTACCTTGACCATGTCGGCGTTGACTACCTCGTCCTTTGCATTTGCTAACTTTTCCTTGATATTTAATTCCCCATCCTTGGCCTTCATCGACATTTCCTTGGCCTTTGCCGCGCCTTCTTTGGCATCCTCTACACCTTGCTTGGCATCCGCCACTACTGTCTTCAGCTCCCCTTCTAGCTTATCCTTTTCCCTCTTCATTTGCTTCTTAAGACTTTGCGGTGGTGCTTCCAGCCCGGCTGCCCTTCGCTGCCTCCTCTCCTCGtactttttcaaatatttattccTGTCGACATAGCCAACTTCGTTACCAAGGATGTTAAAGGTGCACCCCTTTTCCGAATTCAAACCTGTCCCCATCACCTCGAACTGCTTTTTGTCCTTGGTCCAAGCTATTCCTGAATCCATACCCAGCTTGAGGGTCAAGATGAAGCACCCGCAGATCGTGGAGAAGCTTCCCGCCGACAAGCGATAGCCGTTGTCGATGTACACCCCATCCTCCCCTTTACTGCATGCGGCCACCAATCCAACGGATGGGCCTTGGGCGAGGCAC contains:
- the LOC129280718 gene encoding uncharacterized protein LOC129280718, which produces MELSAQDGSNNNTQLPVDAALKKVVPDEIKIGGKVIQTQPGVAKLSSTVTNVVMKQPMAGETIEGATKALEFGKSLKGKNMSDVKEFGKSLKDKKLTKDGAKKMGTSLAQMDLEGPTVKIGRTPGEKTFFVADIGCGELSKDCCNGCLMCLAQGPSVGLVAACSKGEDGVYIDNGYRLSAGSFSTICGCFILTLKLGMDSGIAWTKDKKQFEVMGTGLNSEKGCTFNILGNEVGYVDRNKYLKKYEERRQRRAAGLEAPPQSLKKQMKREKDKLEGELKTVVADAKQGVEDAKEGAAKAKEMSMKAKDGELNIKEKLANAKDEVVNADMVKVKMEQANEGLVKSVKEKTVNAVKEGIANPAAILEDNL